The Eleginops maclovinus isolate JMC-PN-2008 ecotype Puerto Natales chromosome 24, JC_Emac_rtc_rv5, whole genome shotgun sequence genome contains a region encoding:
- the kynu gene encoding kynureninase has translation MINLTLNTERSKSISTADEWICVWRGRSSVNCTVMDQFVGLTPRETLAKVSASLGCSPTSPKVAAYLDKHDPVRHLRKEFLLPTIADLPPSDLSQVDGSKECIYMVGNSLGLQPKKARKYLEEELDNWAKMGVHGHVLGPRPWAWAENTIEELMAKVVGAKTEEVALMNGLTVNLHLLLLSFYKPTATRHKILLEDKAFPSDHYAVESQIRLRGFDPQTSMLRISPRLGEETLRTKDILKRIKKEGDSVAVVMFSGVQYYTGQLFDMAAITEAGHEKGCFVGFDCAHAAGNVELKLHDWGVDFACWCSYKYINSGAGGIAGAFVHQKHKHTVKPALLGWWGHNLKTRFEMDNVLDLQPGVSGFRLSNQPILLVCPLQASLEVFNMTSMKVLRRKSLLLTGYLEFLILHYFSEDTSQPHKACIRIITPSDPQQRGCQLSLCFSVPIRTVFKEMEKRGVACDMREPSVLRIAPVPLYNSFTDVHRFIETLGAALTASCK, from the exons ATGATTAACCTGACGCTGAACACTGAGAGGTCAAAGAGCATCTCCACAGCAGATGAGTGGATCTGTGTGTGGAGAGGACGCTCTTCTGTAAACT GCACAGTAATGGACCAGTTTGTGGGTTTAACTCCGAGGGAAACTCTGGCGAAAGTGTCCGCCTCTTTGGGTTGCAGCCCGACCTCTCCAAAGGTGGCTGCTTACCTGGACAAACACGACCCTGTGAGACACCTGCGGAAGGAGTTCCTGCTGCCCACTATAGCTGATCTGCCCCCTT CTGACCTCTCTCAGGTGGATGGCAGTAAGGAATGTATCTACATGGTGGGAAACTCGTTGGGTCTTCAGCCCAAAAAAGCCAGGAAGTATTTGGAAGAGGAGCTGGACAACTGGGCCAAAAT GGGTGTCCACGGCCATGTTTTAGGCCCTCGCCCCTGGGCCTGGGCTGAAAACACCATAGAGGAACTCATGGCTAAGGTTGTTG GGGCTAAAACAGAGGAGGTGGCTCTGATGAATGGCTTGACAGTTAATCTACATCTTCTACTG CTCTCTTTCTACAAACCCACAGCGACTCGGCATAAAATCCTCCTGGAGGACAAAGCCTTTCCTTCAGACCAC TATGCAGTGGAGTCTCAGATAAGACTGCGAGGGTTCGACCCTCAGACGAGCATGCTGCGGATTTCACCCAGGCTG GGGGAGGAGACCCTGAGGACGAAGGACATCCTGAAGCGGATCAAGAAGGAGGGAGACTCCGTGGCCGTGGTGATGTTCAGTGGAGTCCAGTATTACACCGGACAGCTGTTCGACATGGCCGCCATCACTGAGGCCGGCCACGAGAAG GGCTGTTTTGTAGGTTTTGACTGTGCTCACGCTGCAGGAAATGTTGAGCTGAAGCTGCACGACTGGGGGGTCGACTTCGCCTGCTGGTGCTCCTACAAG TATATAAACTCAGGTGCTGGTGGGATAGCCGGGGCGTTTGTCCaccagaaacacaaacacaccgtcAAACCTGC GCTGTTGGGCTGGTGGGGACATAACCTGAAAACTCGCTTTGAGATGGATAAcg TGTTGGACCTGCAGCCGGGTGTGAGCGGCTTCAGACTCTCCAACCAGCCCATCCTGCTGGTGTGCCCCCTGCAGGCCAGCCTGGAG GTGTTCAACATGACAAGCATGAAGGTGCTGCGCAGGAAGTCCCTCCTCCTGACGGGGTACCTGGAGTTTCTGATCCTGCATTATTTCAGTGAGGATACCTCGCAGCCTCACAAAGCTTGCATCCGCATCATCACGCCCTCCGACCCGCAGCAGAGAGGCTGCCAGCTGTCGCTCTGCTTCTCCGTCCCCATCAGGACCGTGTTCAAGGAGATGGAGAAGAGGGGAGTCGCC TGTGACATGAGGGAGCCCAGCGTGCTGCGGATCGCTCCGGTGCCGCTCTACAACTCCTTCACAGACGTTCATCGCTTCATAGAAACTCTGGGAGCCGCTCTCACTGCCAGctgcaaataa
- the LOC134860748 gene encoding cytochrome P450 4F3 — translation MSLLWVGLSQLLSWTGLCQLLVLVGAGLGAVVAVWTVKLLVRHAWFTHRLSCFSKPHAPSWLLGHMGKMQSTEEGLLQVDDLVQMYTHSCSWFIGPFYHLVRLFHPDYIKPLLMAPASITVKDELIYGHLRPWLGHSLLLLNGREWSRRRRLLSPAFHFDILKNYVVKFNDSTNTMLDKWHKLLAEGTNHVEMFDHVTLMTLDSLLKCAFSYNSNCQRSSSEYVSAIVQLSDLIIDRRTKILHHWDFIYWKTQQGKHFKKALSIVHRFTMEVVQKRRALISQRKKTGAGFPAAPLKKKMDFVDIILLSKDEDGRGLTDEEIQAEANTFMFAGHDTTASAICWVLYNLARHTQYQDKCRQEVTDLMEGRETHEIQWEDLVNLPFTTMCIRESLRLHSPVQAVTRKYTQDMDLPGDRTVPKGVISLVSIYGTHHNPAIWTNPHEFDPLRFDPANKDGRSSHAFIPFSSGPRNCIGQKFAMAELRVVVALTLLRFSLTPGSNPEVGSSSGGVRRLPQLVLRAEGGLWLQLEPITLHDMDE, via the exons ATGTCTCTCCTCTGGGTTGGCCTCTCTCAGCTCCTCAGCTGGACGGGCCTCTGTCAGCTGCTGGTTCTGGTCGGTGCCGGACTGGGAGCTGTGGTTGCAGTGTGGACGGTGAAGCTGTTGGTGCGTCACGCCTGGTTCACACACAGACTTTCCTGCTTCAGCAAGCCACATGCACCCTCCTGGTTGTTGGGCCATATGGGCAAG ATGCAGAGCACAGAGGAAGGCCTCCTGCAGGTGGATGACTTGGTgcagatgtacacacactcctgcagctGGTTCATCGGCCCTTTCTATCACCTGGTCAGACTCTTCCACCCGGACTACATCAAACCTCTGCTCATGGCACCTG CCAGCATCACAGTGAAAGACGAGCTCATCTATGGACATCTGCGTCCGTGGCTTG GACACAGCCTGTTGCTTTTAAACGGACGCGAGTGGTCTCGCAGGAGGCGGCTGCTGAGTCCCGCTTTTCATTTTGATATCCTGAAGAACTACGTCGTCAAGTTTAACGACTCCACCAACACCATGCTC GATAAGTGGCACAAACTGTTGGCAGAAGGCACGAATCATGTAGAAATGTTTGACCACGTCACTCTGATGACACTCGACAGTTTACTGAAGTGTGCCTTTAGTTACAACAGCAACTGTCAGAG GTCTTCCAGCGAGTACGTGTCAGCCATAGTGCAGCTGAGTGACCTGATCATAGATCGCCGCACAAAGATTTTGCACCACTGGGATTTTATTTACTGGAAGACTCAGCAGGGGAAACACTTCAAGAAGGCCTTAAGCATCGTGCACAG GTTTACCATGGAGGTGGTTCAGAAGCGTCGAGCCCTGATCAGCCAGCGGAAGAAGACAGGAGCTGGTTTCCCCGCAGcaccactgaagaagaagatggattTTGTGGACATCATCCTGCTGTCTAAG GATGAGGACGGACGAGGCCTAACAGACGAGGAGATTCAGGCGGAGGCAAACACCTTCATGTTTGCAG GGCACGACACAACAGCCAGCGCGATTTGCTGGGTGCTGTATAATTTAGCGCGCCACACACAATATCAGGACAAATGCAGGCAGGAAGTGACAGATCTGATGGAAGGACGAGAAACACATGAAATACAGTG GGAGGATCTGGTCAACCTCCCCTTCACCACCATGTGCATCAGAGAGTCTCTGCGGCTGCACTCTCCTGTGCAGGCTGTAACCAGGAAGTACACCCAGGACATGGACCTGCCCGGCGACCGCACCGTACCTAAAG GAGTCATCTCTTTGGTCAGTATTTATGGGACGCACCACAACCCTGCCATCTGGACAAACCCACAC GAGTTTGATCCTCTGCGTTTCGACCCTGCAAACAAAGATGGCCGGTCTTCTCACGCTTTCATCCCCTTCTCCTCGGGCCCCAG GAACTGCATTGGTCAGAAATTCGCCATGGCAGAGCTGCGAGTCGTCGTGGCGTTGACCCTGCTCAGGTTTAGTCTGACCCCGGGATCCAACCCTGAAGTGGGAAGCAGTTCAGGGGGAGTTCGCCGTCTCCCCCAACTTGTGCTACGTGCAGAGGGAGGATTGTGGCTGCAGCTGGAGCCGATAACCCTGCACGACATGGATGAATGA
- the LOC134860745 gene encoding insulin receptor substrate 2-B-like yields the protein MTETAEDRSLHAPCSSLWSLSSKQTCLPSESPLRPSWMNDQYVEMQSSPASPYKGLFCTSSCLAPLSVALLTSAGQQSDVVKRGYLGKLERKHRSYFVLREGSHIGPSRLEWYKSQEKFTAVEKSAGSLFGSSKQGVIYLRCCVDVSRCGSSRKGLTVALYAKNQTMVLMVEEEEEQEEWYLAIKKLMEEERKDEEQRDEDDDGYCTLPPAAFFKEVWPVAVKPRGLGCTKSLAGDSRLCLTASSLILVRAAAGGDLPSVTIPLLSVRRFGHLDVSFFLELGRSAPNGPGEIWMEAREQRSPAVARHIHEAVRERVTALRALPDFSRSPTSNHQLQTLLASKRCRPKLRDKQAGVGPLASRARNPESPTKCDLEPLNPHETDPHQSSESRTCGYMEMKMDQHLPVSQGRENVSKTPSMLTGEEDSGQQGLGYMVMSPQLSHSLSALPQDDYVAMASPQKHTRPSSSPLQTSFNSSTSESSSPLHHQTERRDIWLLATSMQQSETQTVQSQMSISQAQDDERGERSQQIRLPAHTSTTPPPASSDDGSGGMTPYDSGVTRLVRASPNSGRLKAATERSVRRYRLSLCLPSCLQAEDRN from the exons ATGACTGAAACTGCAGAAGACAGATCTCTCCATgctccctgctcctctctgtggtCTCTCAGCTCCAAACAAACATGTCTACCATCTGAATCCCCTCTGCGGCCTTCCTGGATGAACGACCAGTACGTGGAGATGCAGTCGAGTCCGGCGTCTCCTTACAAGGGACTCTTCTGCACCTCCAGCTGTCTGGCCCCTCTGTCCGTCGCCCTCCTCACCTCTGCAGGGCAGCAGAGCGACGTGGTGAAACGAGGATACCTGGGAAAgctggagaggaaacacaggagcTATTTTGTCCTGAGAGAGGGAAGCCACATCGGGCCGAGCCGACTCGAGTGGTACAAGAGCCAGGAGAAGTTCACAGCGGTGGAGAAGTCTGCTGGAAGTCTGTTCGGCTCTAGCAAACAAGG GGTGATCTACCTGAGGTGCTGTGTCGATGTGAGCCGCTGTGGCAGCTCCAGGAAAGGCCTCACGGTGGCGCTGTATGCCAAAAACCAAACCATGGTGCtgatggtggaggaggaggaggagcaggaggagtgGTACCTGGCCATTAAGAAACTGATGGAAGAGGAGCGTAAGGATGAGGAGCAGAGGGATGAAGATGATGACGGGTACTGCACTCTGCCCCCTGCTGCTTTCTTCAAAGAG GTTTGGCCCGTCGCGGTGAAGCCCCGAGGTCTGGGTTGTACCAAGTCCCTGGCGGGGGATAGTCGTCTCTGCCTCACAGCTTCGTCGCTCATCCTGGTCAGAGCGGCTGCAGGCGGTGACTTGCCGTCGGTCACGATCCCCCTGCTGAGCGTTCGCCGCTTTGGCCACCTGGACGTTTCGTTCTTCCTGGAGCTGGGCAGGTCGGCGCCAAACGGTCCTGGAGAGATCTGGATGGAAGCAAGAGAGCAAC GGAGCCCAGCAGTAGCCCGGCACATCCACGAGGCGGTCCGAGAGAGAGTCACAGCGCTGCGGGCCCTGCCTGACTTCAGCCGCTCTCCCACCTCCAACCATCAGCTTCAAACCCTTCTGGCCTCCAAACGCTGCAGACCCAAACTCCGAGACAAGCAGGCAGGTGTGGGACCACTCGCTTCTCGTGCCAGAAACCCTGAAAGTCCGACCAAATGTGACCTGGAGCCCCTCAACCCCCACGAAACAGACCCTCATCAGAGCTCCGAGTCGAGGACTTGCGGCTACATGGAGATGAAGATGGACCAACATCTCCCGGTGAGCCAAGGGAGGGAGAATGTGAGCAAAACGCCCTCTATGCTTACAGGGGAGGAGGACTCGGGTCAGCAGGGGCTCGGGTACATGGTGATGTCTCCTCAGTTGAGCCACAGTTTGTCTGCGCTGCCTCAGGACGACTACGTGGCAATGGCGAgcccacagaaacacaccaggccatcttcctctcctctccagacATCCTTCAACAG CTCCACCTCTGAGAGCTCCTCCCCGCTGCACCATCAGACTGAGAGGAGAGACATCTGGCTGCTGGCAACCTCCATGCAACAGTCGGAAACACAAACTGTCCAATCACAGATGAGCATCAGCCAGGCGCAGGATGACGAACGAGGGGAACGGTCGCAGCAGATCCGCCTCCCGGCACACACCAGCACCACTCCCCCTCCGGCGAGTAGTGATGATGGCTCTGGTGGGATGACTCCATATGACTCGGGCGTAACGAGGCTAGTCCGGGCCAGTCCGAACTCTGGCAGACTCAAAGCTGCTACGGAACGATCCGTCCGAAGATACCGCCTGTCTTTGTGTCTGCCTTCCTGCCTGCAAGCTGAGGACAGAAACTGA